The window GGACCAGATTCTGTCCAAAAAACTGCTCAATGGCAAATTGATTTCGGCTGACGGCCGGTTTTCCTGGATTATTTTAAGGCTGACCCCCTTCCCCGACGGATGGCGAAGCAAGGACAACAAGTCCGCTGAGATGGTGGTGGGAAAAGTGGCGGCAGAAATCATTCGCCAGGACAAGTATGCGCCCCTGAACCCGAAATCCTCGGGCATGCCCATCATCGCCCATGACAAAACCGCATTTTTTAAAAAAGAGATGTCCCGGACCATGGGGTTGTCCCTGATCGTCTCCCTGGTGGTGCTTTCCCTGGCCCTGCGTTCCATCAAGGGTATCATCATGACGGTAATTGTCACAGCCGGATCGGTGATCTTGACCTTCGGCATCCTTGGATGGATCGGAAAACCCATTGACGTGGGCATGATCATGGTGCCGCTCTACCTTGGCATTGCCGTATCCATCGGGTACTCCATCCATATTTTCTCCTTTTTTAAACGCCGTTTCATTGAAACCGGTAAAAGAAAAGAATCGGTCCGCCTGGCCGTAAAAGAAACGGGCTGGCCCATATTGTTTACGGCACTGACCACGGTGGGGGCGCTTTTTTCCTTCCACTTTGTGGATGTCAAGCCGGTGCGCTGGATCGGATCATCCACCTCTTTACTGGTTTCCATCATTTTCCTCATGGTGATCATCATGATTCCGGCCCTGCTTAGTTTTGGAAGGGACCGGGATGAAAAACAGATCCGGCGTAACGCCAATCTTTGGCTGGAAAACCTCATGGCAAAGCTGGCCGACCTGGTTCTGGGCTACCCGGTTCCCATCATGATTGTATTTATCCTGGGCATTGTAACAGCCGTGACAGGGCTGCGCCATTTTGAAGTTAACTTTGATATCCGCAAGAACATGGGACTTAAGGTGCCTTACGTAAATCGCCTGGATCAGGTGTGCAACTCACCTTTGGGCGCACTTTACTCTTATAACCTGGTGGTGGAATTTCCCCGGGAGAACATGGCCCGGGAACCGGAAAATTTAAAAAAGCTGGATCTTTTGGAACAGGATGCAAAAACCTATCCCCTGACCAAAAAGATTACCTCCATTACCGAGATCATCAAGGATATGAACCAGGTGCTCCACGACGGCGATCCTCAATTTTTCGCCATCCCCGATACCCGGGAGATGGTGGCCCAGGTCATGCTCCTGTACGAAAATGCCGGGGGACGGGAGGCCGAAAAATGGATCGATTACGAATACCGCCGCCTGCGCATGACCGTGGATGTCAAGGATTACAATACTGCGGAGATATACCGGGAGCTGCAGCGGATCACAGATAAAGCCCACCTGCTTTTCCCGGGCGCACAAGTGACCCTGGCAGGCTCCGTGGCCCAATTCACCGTCATGCAGGATATTGTGTCCAAGGGCCAACTCACCTCGTTTCTCATCGCCATCTGCGTGATTACAGGGCTGATGGTCCTGGTGTTCGGCAGCTTTAAAATCGGTTTGATCGCCATGATTCCCAACATCACCCCGGCACTGGCCGTGGGCGGGCTCATGGGATGGATGCGGGTTCCCATGGACATGATGACCATCACCATTATGCCCATGCTGCT is drawn from uncultured Desulfobacter sp. and contains these coding sequences:
- a CDS encoding MMPL family transporter, producing the protein MININKINMIFEKFGSLIIRLRYGVVAVFILALVFGGAGLKRIQTDAGWDKWLLDSSELKMAEDEFKEIFGNNDYVGVLVQPDNMFDPDSLALIRSLGKELKTKVPFADDTMSITDCEFSQGHEGGIEIITPVPDPIPEDSESLAAIRDQILSKKLLNGKLISADGRFSWIILRLTPFPDGWRSKDNKSAEMVVGKVAAEIIRQDKYAPLNPKSSGMPIIAHDKTAFFKKEMSRTMGLSLIVSLVVLSLALRSIKGIIMTVIVTAGSVILTFGILGWIGKPIDVGMIMVPLYLGIAVSIGYSIHIFSFFKRRFIETGKRKESVRLAVKETGWPILFTALTTVGALFSFHFVDVKPVRWIGSSTSLLVSIIFLMVIIMIPALLSFGRDRDEKQIRRNANLWLENLMAKLADLVLGYPVPIMIVFILGIVTAVTGLRHFEVNFDIRKNMGLKVPYVNRLDQVCNSPLGALYSYNLVVEFPRENMAREPENLKKLDLLEQDAKTYPLTKKITSITEIIKDMNQVLHDGDPQFFAIPDTREMVAQVMLLYENAGGREAEKWIDYEYRRLRMTVDVKDYNTAEIYRELQRITDKAHLLFPGAQVTLAGSVAQFTVMQDIVSKGQLTSFLIAICVITGLMVLVFGSFKIGLIAMIPNITPALAVGGLMGWMRVPMDMMTITIMPMLLGLAVDDTIHFINHAKLSFERNHDYDSAIRHTFSAIGIPLLFTSVILTANFSVYLSSPAKVLIFMGVFTGTGIMTALLSDYFVTPVLLRAMKAFGLGTQYQYHLNKEVTQ